The following nucleotide sequence is from Caldibacillus debilis DSM 16016.
CCTTGCCGATCTGCCAGTTTCCGGAAATGGTGGAAGAAATGATCGGGGTTTTCCTTTCCGCCCTTCATCAATAGATTTTCATTGGCATTCTGCCGCGGAACGCAAAAAGTCCTCAGGGCTTTTTTCTTTTTTGTAAAATTTTTTTAATCAAACTGAAACATTTTCGCCCTTGTTCCGTCTACATATATAAAGATATTTGTTGAATTTTGCAGAATGGCGCCGTCCTTATCCAAGGTGACCGGCGGGGAGGAAGAAGAGAGGGGCAAAAAGGGGGACGGGGATGTTCAGCAAAAAAATTTGGCGCTTCCTTTTGCCGTTGCTTGCGGTCCTTTTAATTTCCGGCTGCCGTTTCTTTTTCGATTCCGGCCTTTCGGTCCGGCTGCATTCGGACCTTTCGCTTTTCGACAGATCCGGAGAGGAAAAATCCTTCTCCCAATCGGAGATGCTGCTTCCTCTCAACTTGAAGGAACAGCAATTTCATTCGGTTGCCGGCTGGCTGGATGACGAAGAGATCATATATGTCGAAAATTCCGTCGATGGAATCGGATCGTCCGTCTACGCCTATCATATTTTTTCGGGGAAAAAGAAAAGCCTTTTCCGGAGCGAAAATCCGATCCTGACCGTAACGATCAGCCCTTCCCATTCCCGGCTGCTCGTCATATCTTCGGCATCCGACGATCAGGCGAAGGTGGACGTTATCGACGTGAAAAGCTTGGCTGCCCTGTATTCCAAAACCTTTTTCGCGACGGAATTGTCGGCGGTATGGAACCCGTATGATGAGAACGAAATCCTGATCACATCCTTTTATGAAGATTGGACCTACGAATCCGAACTTTTACATATCGATCAAAAGCGGACGGTTTTGGTCGATCTTCCCCAGCCCTTTTCGGTGCCGCTCGGCGGCGGGGAGTGGCTGATGCTGGACTGGGATACGGAAACCCCGGCCACCGCCGCTCCCTTGATCGTTTGGCGTGAAGGCAAGGAAAAACGGATCTTTGACGGCAGGGAATTTTATCATGTGAACGGTTGGAAGGATGTTTTTGTGGCCGTGGGCGTGAAGGGGGACGGCCGGGACGATTCGGACTTTACTTTCTTTGACCGGAATTTCCGTGCCATCGGTTCCTTTGCCGTTCCCCTTCTGTCCGGCTATTCCGAATGGATCGTCCCCTATTACGACCTGCTGGAAAACCGGAGGCAATTGCTGATCGTCGAACCGAAATCCGCCGGAGTCCAGGATTCGTACAAAGGGGGATTCCGGCTCGTATTGCGGGATATACGGGAGGGGAAGGAAGAAACGGTTGCCGATCCGGCGGAAAATTTGCCGGTGGACTGCTCGCCGAACGGCCGGTATTGCCTGTACGGCTACCGGCTGGAAAACATCCTGTTTCTCAAGGAGAAAAAAATCCTGCCTTTGGTGGTAACGGATAATATTTAAGAAACAGACGGAATCCCCGTACGCTGACCCGGTCAGCGCCGGGGATTTCTTGTGCCCGCGGCACGGACGCGAACTTGCGGCGGGATGCGGAGCGAAGGGGGAAGACCTGAACCGGGGTTCCCCCTTCATTTTTC
It contains:
- a CDS encoding YqgU-like beta propeller domain-containing protein, producing MFSKKIWRFLLPLLAVLLISGCRFFFDSGLSVRLHSDLSLFDRSGEEKSFSQSEMLLPLNLKEQQFHSVAGWLDDEEIIYVENSVDGIGSSVYAYHIFSGKKKSLFRSENPILTVTISPSHSRLLVISSASDDQAKVDVIDVKSLAALYSKTFFATELSAVWNPYDENEILITSFYEDWTYESELLHIDQKRTVLVDLPQPFSVPLGGGEWLMLDWDTETPATAAPLIVWREGKEKRIFDGREFYHVNGWKDVFVAVGVKGDGRDDSDFTFFDRNFRAIGSFAVPLLSGYSEWIVPYYDLLENRRQLLIVEPKSAGVQDSYKGGFRLVLRDIREGKEETVADPAENLPVDCSPNGRYCLYGYRLENILFLKEKKILPLVVTDNI